The Bacillus sp. NEB1478 genome contains the following window.
ATCATCGCCTCATGGATTATTTACATAAGCATGATCAATTTTTTCCTCCTACATTAATAACCGCACCTTTTGATGCAGAATTATTCGGACACTGGTGGTTTGAAGGTCCAGAGTTTTTAGCAAAAACAATGGAAGTTGCACTAGAAAATAACGTCAATTGGATTACACCTCAAGAATTTTTACACAGACATTATCAAGACCTTGAAACGGTAAGACCTCACTTTTCGACATGGGGAAGAAATGGAACTGGAGAAGTATGGCTGAACGAAACAAATGCCTGGATGTATCGCCATCTTCATCATTGTGAAAAGAAATTGGTTGAAATTGCTGCATATCTTTCTCATGGAAGAAACTCGAACATGATCGTGGAGCGTTATGCAGACCAAATGGTAAGAGAGTGGATGCTGGCTGCGAGTTCGGATTGGGCATTTATCGTGGATCAAAATAGCGCTTCTCAATATGCAAAGAACAGATTTCAAGAGCACATTGAAAGATTCCATGCTCTATATGAGTCTATTAAAAATACTGAATATAACATGAATGAAATTATGGAATATGAAAAAGAATATCCCTTTATGAACATTCCTTTATGGTCTTATTTCACCAGTCCTCATGATCAATATGTTCAACAAAATTTTAATAAAGATAGTGAAGCTAAGAAAATTTTAATGCTGACTTGGGAATATCCTCCTATGGTTGTAGGCGGGCTATCGAGACATGTATATGATTTATCTAGAAAACTCGTTTCATTAGGTAATGAAGTTTATGTCATTACATCATTTGTTGATGGATATCCAGAATATGAAGTTAACAACGGTGTGCACGTCTATAGAGTTTTAGGAAAACAGCCAAATTTTGAGTCTTTCTTTCATTGGGCCGGCAGCTTAAACATGGCAATGGCCGATCAAGCATTGGAAGTATTCAAAAAAGTTGAATTTGATTGTATTCATGCGCACGATTGGCTTGTATCGGTTGCTGCACTTGCGTTAAAAAAAGCATTAAACATTCCTTTAATATCAACGATTCATGCTACAGAACATGGCAGGAACAACGGAATCACTTCTCCTCTTCAATATGAGATCAATCAAAAAGAATGGGAGCTGATGGAGTGCTCTGATAAACTGATCGTCTGCAGTAAATATATGAAACATGAACTTACAGACGTGTTCAGGATACCTGAAGAGAAAATAAGCATCTTACCTAACGGGATTGACCCAGATTTGCTTGAAATTAACCAAAAAAACCAGGAAGATCATGAATTTGGAAATAAGGAAGGGCTGCTTATTTTTTCGGTTGGCAGACTAGTAAAAGAAAAAGGCTTCCAGACAATAGTTCAAGCCGCAGAACTTTTAAAACAAAAAGGAGTAGCAGTAAAATTTGTAATTGCAGGTAAGGGTCCATTACATGATGAGCTGGCTGAATTGATAAAAGTCAAACAAGTAGATAATTATGTTGAGCTAGCAGGCTTTGTTAGTGACGAAGAAAGAAACAAGTGGCTGAATAAAGCGGATGCTGCTCTATTCCCAAGTCATTACGAGCCCTTTGGAATTGTTGCTCTAGAGGGAATGGCATCGGGAAAATTAACAATCGTCTCAGATACAGGCGGTTTAAAAGAAATTATTGATCACGAAAAAACAGGATTAAAAGTGTACCCGGATGATGCTCAAAGTATTGTGTGGGCGGTTGAATATATACTGTCTAATCCTGAACAGTGCAAACAAATGGCTGAATTAGGAGAAAAAACAGCAAGAACAATTTTTAACTGGGATTCCATTGCAGAAAGAACTGCTTATTTATACGAACAAATCCACAACGAGAATGAAATATTAGGAGGAGTGCTGTAATGAAAGGTGTAATCATGGCGGGTGGTAAAGGAACCCGATTAAGACCACTTACTTGTAACATGCCAAAACCAATGGTTCCGATGCTTCATAAACCAGTAATGGAATATGGTATTGAGCTCTTGAAAAAGTTTGGAATTACAGACATTGCGGTTACTGTCCATTACCTTCCGGATACGATAAAAAATTATTTTGGAGACGGAAGCAGCTTTGGAGTGAATTTACACTATTTTGTTGAAACAACGCCTCTTGGAACGGCTGGATCGATAAAAAATGCAGAAGATTTTCTTGATAAACGATTTATGGTAATCAGCGGGGACGGATTAACAGATTTTAATTTAGAAAAAGGCATCCGTTTTCATGAAGAGAAGAACTCTTTAGCAACTA
Protein-coding sequences here:
- a CDS encoding 1,4-alpha-glucan branching protein domain-containing protein, with the translated sequence MNNGYFSLVLHAHLPYVRHKEANRLEERWVYEAMTETYIPLLWVLDEQPESISWTISFSPPVLELLSDSVIQKRYLEHLDTTLKLLQKEKKHTKNKKEAEIIDFYEKRYRRIMDTYQKTDCQILKAFKSFMKEGKVSCITSSATHAFLPYTATEQAVNAQIDAGIKTFEKYFGEKPAGFWLPECAYAPGIDKRLADAGIRYTFVDEQTLLLSKPQPNKGIDTPVYSPHGVALFPRNQYISETIWNSSLGYPGDYDYREFYRDVAYERELEYIQGFIHPEGIRIDTGLKYWRITGKTEEKEWYNRKSAEDKINQHAWDFNHRLMDYLHKHDQFFPPTLITAPFDAELFGHWWFEGPEFLAKTMEVALENNVNWITPQEFLHRHYQDLETVRPHFSTWGRNGTGEVWLNETNAWMYRHLHHCEKKLVEIAAYLSHGRNSNMIVERYADQMVREWMLAASSDWAFIVDQNSASQYAKNRFQEHIERFHALYESIKNTEYNMNEIMEYEKEYPFMNIPLWSYFTSPHDQYVQQNFNKDSEAKKILMLTWEYPPMVVGGLSRHVYDLSRKLVSLGNEVYVITSFVDGYPEYEVNNGVHVYRVLGKQPNFESFFHWAGSLNMAMADQALEVFKKVEFDCIHAHDWLVSVAALALKKALNIPLISTIHATEHGRNNGITSPLQYEINQKEWELMECSDKLIVCSKYMKHELTDVFRIPEEKISILPNGIDPDLLEINQKNQEDHEFGNKEGLLIFSVGRLVKEKGFQTIVQAAELLKQKGVAVKFVIAGKGPLHDELAELIKVKQVDNYVELAGFVSDEERNKWLNKADAALFPSHYEPFGIVALEGMASGKLTIVSDTGGLKEIIDHEKTGLKVYPDDAQSIVWAVEYILSNPEQCKQMAELGEKTARTIFNWDSIAERTAYLYEQIHNENEILGGVL